A genomic segment from Nitrospiria bacterium encodes:
- a CDS encoding YncE family protein: MKPRPPFFPLTRRIVSGAGIILWILFSAAPAAHSSSLQRLYVVNNVSSSVSVIDLATLGTVAEVPTGERPHDVNVDPRGRYFYVTVLFTEQSDDLLQIFDVNTHALVASVVTGHQPVHVVPDHAGERLYVSNEAASTLSVISVPEFKVIETVKLKGRGPHGLVLTPDGRFVLTPNRRTGDISRVDLARHQVDRIGLPPGAKPMAMGITGDGKSAYVTDVGLNRVHKIDMAQKTVVASLPVGILPMEAPVHPTRPFLYIPCMGSAAVYKVDLDNWKVEKIIPVGPGPRGIAYRADGKYAYVTLSGEKPKGRVAVVDTETDTVQATFPVGEAPAGIAVLFGKNQGW, encoded by the coding sequence GTGAAACCTCGCCCCCCCTTTTTCCCCTTGACCCGCAGGATCGTCTCGGGGGCCGGGATTATTTTATGGATCCTTTTCTCCGCGGCCCCGGCAGCCCATTCCTCATCCCTTCAGCGCTTGTATGTCGTCAATAATGTCTCCTCCAGCGTCTCGGTGATCGATCTCGCCACGCTCGGCACCGTGGCGGAGGTTCCCACGGGGGAACGCCCGCATGACGTGAATGTCGATCCGCGGGGCCGGTATTTCTACGTGACCGTTCTGTTCACCGAACAATCGGACGACCTGCTTCAGATTTTTGACGTCAACACCCACGCCCTTGTCGCCTCCGTGGTCACCGGACACCAGCCGGTCCATGTCGTTCCGGATCATGCTGGGGAGCGGCTGTACGTTTCCAATGAAGCCGCCTCGACGCTTTCCGTGATTTCGGTCCCGGAGTTTAAAGTGATCGAGACCGTGAAGCTGAAAGGAAGGGGTCCTCATGGACTTGTCCTCACGCCGGACGGACGCTTCGTACTCACTCCCAACCGCCGCACCGGGGATATTTCGAGGGTCGATCTCGCGCGTCATCAAGTCGATCGAATCGGGTTGCCTCCGGGCGCCAAACCGATGGCCATGGGAATCACGGGTGACGGAAAATCGGCGTATGTGACCGACGTGGGGTTGAACCGGGTGCACAAGATCGATATGGCGCAAAAGACGGTTGTGGCGAGTCTGCCCGTGGGCATACTCCCGATGGAGGCCCCGGTTCATCCCACGCGGCCTTTTCTCTATATTCCCTGCATGGGGTCGGCCGCCGTCTACAAGGTCGATCTCGACAACTGGAAGGTTGAAAAAATAATACCGGTCGGGCCGGGACCGCGAGGCATCGCCTATCGTGCGGATGGAAAATATGCGTATGTAACATTAAGCGGGGAGAAGCCCAAGGGACGGGTCGCCGTCGTCGATACGGAAACCGACACGGTCCAGGCCACGTTTCCGGTGGGCGAAGCGCCGGCCGGGATCGCCGTGCTGTTTGGGAAAAACCAGGGATGGTAG
- the hflX gene encoding GTPase HflX produces MGTTRRKSIPTLHGHLTGLKAGQTRRLEHLYRRRIPPDKVVTQELARALTELSREIGRQIGLIITRRGEIYAVIVGDDREILIPDLSKFRAGRFRLRGVRCLHTHLDDSPLTQDDFTDLALLRLDLMAAIGVQENGLPGHCYLAHLLPPNPEGKTWEVHPPIWTHQLNLDCQSFVNTIEEELARHQTAYDVKDTRERAILASASTQSRLDQEESMEELAELARTDRLIVVDTVTQRPKTLHPKYLMGEGKIKELIMKAYQQGADLLVFDQNLTPLQTKAIGEITEMKVIDRTQLILDIFARRAHSRDGKVQVELAQLKYRLPRLSERSTALSRLTGGIGGRGPGETRLEVDRRRARDRISRLEKELQTLSRARTERRTLRVKSGVPIVSIVGYTNAGKSTLLNALTRSEVLTDDLLFATLDTASRRLRFPREREVIITDTVGFIRELPEDLMGAFAPTLDELRDAHLLLHVVDIGNPRFEEQIEAVVKLLTRLGLDQIPRLVVFNKEDRVDPQMVKDVCQRFQAVSISALHPETLPKLLAVLEDRVFRSGQEARS; encoded by the coding sequence ATGGGCACGACACGGAGAAAATCGATTCCCACACTTCACGGACATCTCACCGGACTCAAGGCCGGACAAACCCGACGCCTGGAGCATCTATACCGCCGCCGAATCCCCCCCGACAAGGTTGTGACACAGGAGCTCGCACGCGCGCTGACCGAACTGTCCCGCGAGATCGGGCGGCAGATCGGTCTGATCATCACCCGACGGGGGGAAATCTACGCCGTGATCGTGGGCGACGACCGCGAGATATTGATCCCGGACCTGTCCAAGTTCCGCGCCGGCCGGTTCAGGCTTCGGGGCGTCCGCTGCCTCCACACCCATCTCGACGACTCGCCCCTGACCCAGGACGACTTCACCGACTTGGCCCTGCTCCGGCTGGACCTCATGGCCGCGATCGGCGTACAGGAAAACGGGCTTCCCGGCCATTGTTATCTCGCCCACCTCCTCCCCCCCAACCCGGAGGGCAAGACCTGGGAGGTTCATCCGCCCATCTGGACCCATCAGTTGAACCTGGATTGCCAGTCCTTCGTAAATACGATTGAGGAGGAACTGGCCCGGCACCAGACCGCGTATGACGTCAAGGACACGCGGGAGCGGGCGATCCTGGCCAGCGCATCCACGCAGAGCCGGCTCGATCAGGAGGAATCGATGGAGGAATTGGCCGAGCTGGCGCGAACGGATCGGCTCATAGTCGTGGACACCGTGACCCAACGGCCCAAGACGCTCCATCCGAAATATCTCATGGGGGAGGGAAAGATCAAGGAGCTGATCATGAAGGCCTATCAGCAAGGGGCCGACCTGCTCGTCTTCGACCAGAACCTCACCCCGCTCCAGACCAAGGCGATCGGCGAGATCACGGAGATGAAGGTGATCGACCGGACCCAATTAATCCTGGACATCTTCGCGCGACGCGCGCACAGCCGGGACGGAAAGGTCCAGGTCGAGCTGGCCCAGTTGAAATACCGCCTTCCCCGCCTGTCGGAGCGGAGCACGGCGCTCTCGAGGCTGACCGGAGGCATCGGAGGACGCGGACCGGGCGAGACGAGGCTGGAAGTGGACCGACGGCGCGCGCGGGACCGGATCAGCCGCCTGGAGAAGGAACTTCAAACGCTCAGCCGCGCGAGGACGGAGCGGCGGACCTTGCGGGTGAAGAGCGGGGTCCCGATCGTCTCGATCGTGGGATATACCAATGCGGGAAAGTCGACGCTGTTGAACGCCCTGACCCGCAGCGAGGTGCTGACGGACGACCTGCTGTTCGCCACGCTGGACACCGCCAGCCGCCGGCTGCGCTTCCCCCGCGAACGGGAAGTGATCATCACCGACACGGTCGGCTTCATCCGCGAGCTGCCGGAGGACTTGATGGGCGCCTTCGCGCCGACGCTGGACGAGCTGCGGGACGCCCATCTGCTTCTCCACGTCGTGGACATCGGCAATCCCCGCTTCGAGGAGCAGATCGAGGCCGTCGTGAAACTGTTGACGCGGCTCGGGCTGGATCAAATTCCCCGGCTGGTGGTGTTCAATAAAGAAGACCGGGTCGATCCGCAGATGGTCAAAGACGTCTGCCAGCGCTTTCAGGCCGTCTCGATCTCGGCGCTTCATCCCGAGACGCTGCCCAAACTTCTGGCGGTTCTCGAAGACCGGGTCTTCCGGTCAGGACAGGAGGCCCGCTCATGA
- a CDS encoding glucose-1-phosphate adenylyltransferase: protein MQHPRILAMVMAGGEGRRLHPLTADRSKPAVPFGGRYRIVDFVLSSLVNSEIHAIYLLVQYKSQSLIEHVRRSWILSPMLPGHFVAVVPPQMRTGPEWFQGTADAVYQNINLIDRHHPDLVAVFGADHIYRMDIRQMVAYHLERRADVTVAALPVPLDQASSFGIISADSDGRIRGFEEKPEGPTAMPGDPTRAYASMGNYLFTTDLLTNALNEAHRSGERDFGRHVIPRLSKTHRVFAYDFLSNQVPGVHPFEERGYWRDVGTIGAYYAAHQDLLGAEAKFETFNTQWPIYSSNYQGPVAKIIRGEIENSSLAGGTVVNNSTVRNSIIRREVWLEEDVVIEDSIVMDYVRIRRGSRLRRAIVDRYNDLEAGTHLGYDPEKDRARHHLDPSGIVVVRRGVGGD, encoded by the coding sequence ATGCAGCATCCGAGAATCCTGGCCATGGTCATGGCCGGTGGAGAAGGACGCCGTCTCCATCCGTTGACCGCCGATCGCTCGAAGCCCGCGGTCCCCTTCGGAGGACGCTACCGGATCGTCGATTTCGTCCTGAGCAGTCTGGTCAATTCCGAGATTCACGCCATTTATCTGCTGGTTCAGTATAAATCCCAATCCCTCATCGAGCACGTCCGCCGCTCCTGGATCCTTTCTCCCATGTTGCCCGGTCACTTTGTTGCGGTCGTGCCGCCCCAGATGCGGACCGGCCCGGAGTGGTTTCAGGGAACCGCCGACGCGGTTTATCAGAACATCAACCTCATCGACCGCCACCATCCCGACCTCGTGGCCGTTTTCGGCGCGGATCATATTTACCGGATGGATATCCGCCAGATGGTCGCGTACCATTTGGAGCGCCGCGCGGACGTGACCGTGGCCGCGTTGCCCGTCCCGCTCGACCAGGCCTCCTCGTTCGGAATCATCTCGGCCGATTCGGACGGCCGGATCCGGGGATTTGAGGAAAAGCCCGAAGGTCCGACGGCGATGCCCGGAGACCCGACACGGGCCTACGCGTCCATGGGTAATTACCTCTTCACCACCGACCTTCTCACGAACGCACTGAACGAAGCCCATCGTTCCGGCGAACGTGATTTCGGAAGGCACGTGATCCCGCGACTCAGCAAGACCCACAGGGTGTTCGCTTACGATTTTCTGTCCAATCAAGTTCCGGGCGTCCATCCCTTTGAAGAACGGGGTTATTGGCGGGACGTGGGAACCATCGGGGCTTATTACGCCGCGCATCAGGACCTCCTCGGTGCCGAGGCCAAATTTGAAACCTTCAACACCCAATGGCCCATCTATTCCAGCAATTATCAAGGGCCGGTGGCCAAGATCATCCGGGGCGAGATCGAGAACAGCAGCCTGGCCGGTGGGACGGTCGTGAACAACTCGACCGTTCGCAATTCGATCATCCGGCGGGAGGTGTGGCTTGAGGAAGATGTGGTGATCGAGGATTCGATCGTGATGGACTACGTTCGCATTCGGCGGGGGTCCCGCCTTCGTCGCGCGATCGTCGATCGCTACAACGACCTCGAGGCCGGCACGCACTTGGGGTACGATCCGGAAAAGGACCGCGCCCGGCACCATCTCGATCCTTCCGGCATCGTGGTCGTCCGCAGGGGCGTCGGGGGCGATTGA
- a CDS encoding PAS domain S-box protein, with translation MPSSKPDHFDQGPVQSIEPVVLKDSLFASLMAALPYAAVIVTPEGRLGFISDQTTKIFGYRRDELIGRPIEVLIPQRFREAHTVHRAEYAAKPMTRPMGIGLELSGRRKNGAEFPVEISISPVRIQGQDFVIALIQDITHRKRTGDALRASEELFRAMTKTSPVGIFRTDVHGNGIYLNERGCNIVGLTSDEAKGTGWMKNLHPDDRERVFAEWSRTVHDGKSFRSEHRFCHADGKTVWVFAQVELELGPKGEILGYVGTLTDITEHKQMEESLRKRERRFRDLSINQERQLILSDRLISFGEVTASLAHEFNNPLGIVIGFAQDLLTELDPEDSRYQSVKIIEEEARRCKKIMQDLLDFGRQTPPQHTQTDLAEIVRKNIEMISPRLFKAGIRSVFEDPGGLPKIWADPQQFGQVLVNLFFNAVESMPNGGKLTVGIAARPHSMAGDPVNDPAPPDDVIITVSDTGQGIQPAHLSKIFLPFFTTKSKKGMGLGLSICKSIVEAHHGKISVESTPGRGTTFSLYLPADPRRQAR, from the coding sequence ATGCCCAGTTCGAAACCGGATCATTTCGATCAGGGACCGGTTCAATCGATTGAACCGGTCGTTCTAAAGGACAGTCTTTTCGCGTCGCTCATGGCGGCGCTCCCGTACGCCGCCGTGATTGTCACCCCGGAGGGTCGCCTGGGATTCATCAGTGATCAGACCACGAAGATCTTCGGCTACCGCAGGGATGAACTGATCGGCAGGCCCATCGAAGTTCTGATCCCCCAGCGCTTCCGAGAAGCCCATACCGTTCATCGCGCCGAATACGCCGCGAAGCCCATGACGCGGCCGATGGGCATCGGACTTGAATTGTCCGGCCGTCGCAAGAACGGGGCCGAGTTTCCCGTCGAAATCAGCATAAGCCCCGTGCGCATCCAAGGGCAAGACTTCGTGATCGCCCTCATTCAGGACATCACCCACCGTAAGCGAACGGGGGATGCGCTGCGGGCGAGCGAGGAGCTCTTTCGTGCCATGACCAAAACATCCCCTGTGGGGATATTCCGAACGGACGTCCATGGAAATGGAATCTACCTGAACGAGAGGGGGTGTAATATCGTCGGATTGACCTCCGACGAGGCGAAGGGCACAGGTTGGATGAAGAACCTGCACCCCGACGATCGGGAGCGCGTCTTCGCCGAATGGTCCCGTACCGTCCATGATGGGAAATCCTTTCGGTCGGAGCATCGCTTTTGCCATGCCGACGGCAAGACGGTCTGGGTGTTTGCTCAAGTGGAACTGGAACTCGGTCCGAAGGGAGAAATATTGGGTTATGTGGGCACACTGACCGACATCACCGAGCACAAGCAGATGGAGGAGTCCCTCCGGAAGAGAGAGCGGCGATTCCGCGATCTGTCCATCAATCAGGAACGGCAACTGATTCTCTCCGACCGGCTGATCTCCTTCGGGGAGGTGACGGCCTCCCTCGCCCATGAATTCAACAATCCGCTGGGCATCGTGATCGGGTTTGCTCAGGACCTGCTGACGGAGCTGGATCCGGAGGATTCCCGGTATCAATCCGTGAAAATCATCGAGGAAGAGGCGCGACGCTGCAAGAAAATCATGCAGGATCTCCTGGATTTCGGCCGTCAGACCCCTCCGCAGCATACCCAGACGGATTTGGCGGAGATTGTCCGGAAAAATATCGAAATGATTTCCCCCCGGCTCTTCAAGGCCGGCATTCGATCCGTGTTCGAGGATCCGGGCGGGCTTCCCAAGATCTGGGCGGACCCCCAGCAGTTTGGCCAGGTGCTGGTCAATCTTTTTTTCAACGCCGTTGAGTCGATGCCGAACGGGGGAAAGTTGACCGTCGGGATCGCGGCCCGGCCGCACTCCATGGCCGGTGATCCGGTCAACGATCCGGCCCCGCCCGACGACGTCATCATCACCGTCTCGGACACGGGGCAGGGGATTCAGCCCGCTCATCTCTCCAAGATCTTTCTTCCCTTTTTCACGACCAAGAGCAAAAAAGGAATGGGGTTGGGCCTGTCCATCTGCAAAAGCATCGTGGAGGCCCATCACGGAAAAATTTCGGTCGAGAGCACGCCGGGCCGTGGGACCACGTTTTCATTGTATTTGCCGGCGGACCCGAGGAGGCAGGCGCGATGA
- a CDS encoding CBS domain-containing protein, translating into MKRMPVSELMTPKAVTIAHDATVGKAIEVMTRYEIRRLPVTKDGKLVGIISDRDLRQLGGRPSLKLSKSDRDDAYLQLPVEEAMTLNVITIRENHSVQDAIASMIKHKIGGLPVVDRDGALVGILSEQDVLKYCLSLLEQEDER; encoded by the coding sequence ATGAAACGCATGCCCGTCAGCGAATTGATGACTCCCAAGGCCGTTACGATCGCCCACGACGCGACCGTGGGAAAGGCCATCGAGGTCATGACCCGCTACGAAATCCGACGGCTGCCGGTCACCAAGGACGGCAAGCTGGTCGGTATCATTTCCGACCGTGATCTGCGACAGTTGGGCGGCCGGCCCAGCCTGAAGCTCTCCAAAAGCGATCGGGATGATGCCTACCTGCAACTGCCGGTCGAAGAAGCGATGACCTTGAACGTCATCACCATCCGGGAAAATCATTCCGTGCAGGACGCGATCGCCTCGATGATCAAGCACAAGATCGGCGGTTTGCCGGTCGTTGATCGGGATGGCGCGCTGGTGGGCATCCTCTCCGAACAGGACGTGCTTAAGTATTGCCTCAGCCTTCTCGAGCAGGAAGACGAACGATAA
- a CDS encoding response regulator — protein sequence MGHPRILVIDDEENFLNLLSKILGKEGYEVRATFDGKQALGWFEQEPFDLVLADIRMQPMDGFSVLERIKSLRPDTKVIMMTAYPSESTRTLAFLKGAADYMVKPFNINELTLLIRRQLLPP from the coding sequence ATGGGTCATCCCAGAATCCTTGTCATTGACGATGAAGAGAATTTCCTGAACCTTCTGTCCAAAATCCTTGGGAAAGAAGGATACGAAGTCAGAGCGACGTTCGACGGGAAACAGGCCCTGGGGTGGTTTGAACAGGAGCCGTTCGATCTGGTGCTGGCGGACATCCGGATGCAACCGATGGACGGATTTTCGGTCCTGGAGCGGATTAAAAGTTTACGACCCGATACCAAGGTCATAATGATGACCGCTTATCCTTCCGAGTCAACCCGTACGCTTGCTTTTCTCAAAGGCGCAGCCGACTATATGGTTAAGCCCTTTAACATCAACGAACTAACGCTGTTGATTCGAAGGCAACTCCTGCCTCCGTAA
- a CDS encoding sigma-54 dependent transcriptional regulator: MTPFPPDSPTPERILVVDDEPNMLDLFKKILGKEGYEVVTASSGEEAVEKLETERFDLLISDLKMTGLGGLELLKKARKIAPALPGIMLTAHGTIDSAVSAMKEGAFDYLTKPVNNDEITLTVKKALELHRLTREVERLREKVGAESALGSIIGRSKPMRDLFRLIGRVADSPTTVLIYGESGTGKELIARAIHQQSPRRDRPFVAIDCGALPETLLESELFGHVRGSFTGAVSNKKGLFEEADGGTLLLDEIGDTTPAFQSKLLRVLQEGEIRPVGGNKTIKVDVRVIAATNKDLKKNVENKAFREDLYYRLAVVPIVIPALRHRREDIPLLADHFIMKYCERNRVETKQISPKTLKLLIESPWPGNVRELENVIERAVLMSPGPEITPEALFMEPPDEQAGDALPKAIRMATESVEKEKIVEAVRHAKGNRSRAAKLLGISRATLYNKLKRYYLIE; this comes from the coding sequence ATGACTCCGTTTCCTCCCGATTCCCCGACGCCCGAGCGAATTCTGGTGGTCGATGACGAGCCCAACATGCTCGACCTCTTTAAAAAAATCCTGGGCAAAGAAGGTTACGAGGTCGTGACGGCCTCTTCCGGGGAGGAGGCGGTCGAGAAGCTGGAGACGGAACGGTTTGACCTTCTCATTTCGGACCTCAAGATGACCGGATTGGGGGGCCTGGAGCTGTTAAAGAAGGCGAGGAAGATCGCACCGGCTCTGCCCGGTATCATGCTCACGGCCCATGGAACGATCGATTCGGCCGTTTCCGCCATGAAGGAGGGAGCCTTTGACTATCTGACCAAGCCGGTCAACAATGATGAAATCACCCTGACGGTGAAAAAGGCCCTGGAACTGCATCGGCTGACCCGGGAGGTGGAGCGTTTGCGGGAAAAGGTCGGTGCCGAATCCGCCTTGGGCAGCATCATCGGCCGGAGCAAGCCGATGCGGGACCTCTTCCGCCTGATCGGCCGGGTCGCCGACAGCCCGACCACGGTATTAATTTACGGCGAGTCCGGGACCGGAAAGGAGCTGATCGCCCGCGCGATCCACCAGCAAAGTCCGAGACGCGATCGTCCCTTCGTGGCCATCGACTGCGGGGCCCTTCCGGAAACCCTTTTGGAGAGCGAGTTGTTCGGTCACGTGCGGGGTTCCTTTACCGGAGCCGTCAGCAATAAAAAGGGACTTTTCGAAGAGGCCGATGGGGGGACGCTGTTGCTGGATGAGATCGGCGATACCACCCCGGCCTTCCAATCGAAGTTGTTGCGGGTCCTTCAGGAGGGCGAGATCCGGCCGGTGGGGGGAAACAAGACCATCAAAGTGGATGTCCGCGTCATCGCCGCCACGAACAAGGATCTCAAGAAAAACGTCGAGAACAAGGCCTTTCGCGAAGATCTCTATTACCGTCTGGCCGTCGTTCCGATCGTGATTCCGGCCCTGCGACACCGGAGGGAGGATATCCCCCTTCTGGCCGACCATTTCATCATGAAGTATTGCGAGCGGAATCGGGTTGAAACGAAGCAAATCTCACCGAAGACCCTGAAGCTCCTGATCGAGTCACCCTGGCCGGGCAATGTGAGGGAGCTTGAAAATGTGATCGAGCGCGCCGTGTTGATGAGCCCCGGTCCGGAAATTACCCCCGAGGCCCTTTTTATGGAGCCCCCGGACGAACAAGCGGGGGATGCATTGCCGAAGGCGATCCGGATGGCCACCGAAAGCGTCGAAAAGGAAAAAATCGTGGAGGCCGTGCGTCATGCCAAGGGCAATCGATCCCGGGCGGCCAAACTTCTGGGGATCAGCCGGGCCACGCTCTACAACAAATTGAAACGGTATTACCTCATCGAGTAA
- a CDS encoding tetratricopeptide repeat protein: protein MGGGKVRIGIGLLVMVLLVCASCSDRSPPRLPESPAGRMAIAAPEGYANATAAARNRDGMDHLLREHWEKAAADFGRALEADPDLAAAHFNLALALDQEGRHEEAAEHFKEAVRLAPADPRISDNEVLKKHLR, encoded by the coding sequence ATGGGGGGCGGGAAAGTCCGTATCGGGATCGGTCTACTGGTGATGGTTCTCCTCGTCTGCGCCTCCTGCTCGGATCGTTCCCCGCCGAGGCTTCCGGAGAGTCCGGCAGGCCGGATGGCGATCGCCGCGCCCGAGGGGTACGCGAACGCGACGGCCGCGGCGAGGAATCGGGACGGAATGGATCACCTGCTTCGGGAGCACTGGGAGAAGGCGGCCGCCGACTTCGGCCGCGCGCTGGAGGCCGATCCGGATCTGGCGGCGGCCCATTTCAATCTGGCCCTGGCCTTGGATCAGGAAGGAAGACACGAGGAAGCTGCGGAACATTTTAAGGAGGCGGTTCGGCTCGCCCCCGCCGATCCCCGGATCAGCGATAATGAAGTGTTGAAGAAGCATCTCCGGTGA